In a single window of the Desulfovibrio mangrovi genome:
- a CDS encoding ATP-binding protein, giving the protein MLFWLVFGYALPARAEHDGYFGDVLGILLVAGPLFLIPGLCVYFWRLWVRPRLDDYRRNALTAEGCRVLPGLSREDESVLRASLVRFAMEVTGAPLAYLVQFTPGPVIVCHADESGIVVSARDARRTAESGNGLDVPLEAREFWSGLMVDEPYTMMEGSTPEWPNCGYPLERPEMERHLAVAMMSGRAPVVVLGVGNAPYRFSEQDAARLKTVLVTAWEYVLLRNNLVVKERESELQQSILETAPIGLAILNYHGELLSFTPAFKAIYGLHELSQVHSVFNLIRADKRHVLEDAITRVLHVGGPPLEMEMEHLRGEKSFIANVYLARLALGGEFRLLMMVNDVSDQREAQRQLELHRDKLEKMVLDRTVELQNALVFAETTRDRIDMILRSIADGLLVTDMHNRIILMNSNAELFLGVGLQDAVGVQIGQALGRMSFRNIVEEQVAQTRSGAERHFDFVTTSADGKPERYIRAASSQVRDKYMLPAGVVTIMHDASRERELDTMKSEFLSMAAHELRTPLTTIQGFSDILKNRADITEEERNRFLDLVNQNAQTLSGIVSDLLDISRIESGRGFSMNYETLDLAELTRKQVDMWGAGQLRQGTRPQDGSGEHAIFYVGPASGVDAYVDRNKYFQILENLVGNAVKYSPEGGEVAVRLETDAATILVSVTDHGMGMTAEQLDRAFEKFFRAHKDGVIQGTGLGLSIVRHLVEAHGGEVWIESKPKAGTKVSFTLPSAEVAQARL; this is encoded by the coding sequence ATGCTGTTCTGGTTGGTGTTCGGCTATGCCCTGCCTGCACGTGCCGAGCACGACGGGTATTTTGGCGACGTGCTGGGGATATTGCTTGTCGCAGGCCCGTTGTTTCTGATTCCCGGACTATGTGTATATTTCTGGCGATTGTGGGTCCGCCCGAGGCTCGATGACTATCGCCGGAATGCGCTGACGGCCGAGGGGTGTCGTGTGCTTCCCGGATTGTCACGGGAGGATGAATCCGTATTGCGAGCTTCACTGGTTCGTTTCGCCATGGAAGTGACTGGGGCTCCACTTGCCTATCTGGTGCAGTTTACACCGGGGCCGGTTATTGTCTGCCATGCCGATGAAAGCGGCATAGTTGTCAGTGCCAGAGATGCCCGCCGGACTGCAGAAAGCGGAAACGGGTTAGATGTGCCGCTGGAAGCTCGTGAGTTCTGGAGCGGACTGATGGTTGACGAGCCGTATACCATGATGGAAGGGAGCACTCCTGAGTGGCCCAACTGCGGCTATCCGTTGGAGCGGCCGGAAATGGAGCGGCACCTTGCGGTAGCCATGATGAGTGGCAGGGCGCCGGTGGTGGTTCTGGGGGTGGGCAATGCGCCGTACCGTTTTTCCGAGCAGGATGCCGCGCGGCTGAAAACCGTGCTGGTTACGGCGTGGGAGTATGTGTTGCTGCGGAATAATCTTGTTGTGAAGGAGCGGGAATCCGAATTGCAGCAGAGCATTCTGGAGACGGCACCTATTGGTCTGGCCATCCTGAACTATCATGGCGAACTGCTCTCGTTCACACCGGCCTTCAAGGCAATCTACGGGTTGCATGAGCTTTCACAGGTACACTCCGTCTTCAATCTCATACGGGCGGATAAACGACATGTGCTGGAAGACGCCATAACGCGGGTGCTGCATGTGGGCGGTCCGCCTCTTGAAATGGAAATGGAGCATCTGCGGGGCGAAAAAAGTTTCATCGCCAACGTGTACCTTGCCCGTCTTGCCTTGGGCGGTGAGTTTCGTCTGCTCATGATGGTCAACGATGTCAGCGACCAACGGGAGGCTCAGCGCCAGCTGGAACTGCATCGTGACAAGCTGGAAAAGATGGTGCTTGACCGGACCGTCGAGTTGCAGAACGCCCTTGTCTTTGCGGAAACCACCAGAGACAGGATCGACATGATTCTGCGTTCCATCGCCGACGGCCTGCTGGTTACCGACATGCACAACCGCATTATTCTCATGAACAGCAATGCGGAACTGTTCCTTGGCGTGGGGCTGCAGGATGCCGTGGGCGTACAGATTGGGCAGGCGCTGGGACGGATGTCCTTCAGGAACATTGTGGAGGAGCAGGTGGCCCAGACTCGTTCCGGTGCGGAACGGCATTTCGACTTTGTGACCACGTCTGCGGACGGCAAGCCGGAGCGATACATTCGTGCGGCCTCGTCGCAGGTGCGGGACAAGTACATGCTCCCCGCAGGTGTGGTGACTATCATGCACGATGCATCGCGGGAGCGGGAACTGGACACCATGAAGTCCGAATTCCTGTCCATGGCGGCGCATGAGTTGCGTACCCCGCTGACCACCATTCAGGGCTTCTCGGATATTTTGAAAAACAGGGCTGATATTACCGAAGAGGAACGCAACCGCTTCCTTGATCTGGTGAACCAGAATGCGCAGACCCTGTCAGGGATTGTGTCGGACCTGCTGGATATTTCCCGCATCGAATCGGGGCGTGGCTTCTCCATGAATTATGAGACGCTGGATCTGGCGGAACTGACCCGAAAACAGGTGGACATGTGGGGTGCGGGGCAGCTGCGGCAGGGTACCCGTCCGCAGGATGGTTCGGGCGAGCATGCCATTTTTTATGTTGGTCCTGCCTCTGGTGTTGACGCCTATGTGGATCGTAACAAGTATTTCCAAATATTGGAAAATCTTGTCGGAAATGCGGTGAAGTATTCGCCGGAGGGCGGCGAGGTGGCGGTCAGGCTGGAAACGGATGCCGCCACGATTCTCGTGTCCGTGACGGACCATGGCATGGGCATGACGGCGGAGCAGCTGGACAGGGCTTTCGAAAAGTTCTTCCGTGCGCATAAGGACGGCGTCATACAGGGGACCGGTCTGGGCCTGTCCATTGTGCGGCACCTTGTGGAAGCGCATGGCGGCGAGGTGTGGATAGAGAGCAAGCCGAAAGCCGGCACCAAGGTCAGCTTCACCCTTCCCTCGGCCGAGGTGGCGCAGGCTCGCCTCTGA
- a CDS encoding TRAP transporter substrate-binding protein: MKALRTGFAALSLILAVMVFAISGANASGINLKYANFPPAPTFPCVQMERWAKEVNTRTNGAVQVTTYPGSTLLDAKNMMRGVMTGQADIGCISLAYHPGVFPMMSVMELPQGFTSSEGASRALWDIYAKYQPAEFSKFKVLTMFTSAPSHFMAKKPIHTLEDLKGVELRGAGSLSAVLEKLGAVPVSMPMPEVPEAVQKGIIQGLLTSFDVLKDMKFAEMCKYETVANLSVYPFAVIMNKKKWDSLPEDVKKVLDDLSAEQAQWTGQYMDNHVKESLEWSKATYQVEVYSFDAAVQAEIAKLTAPLFDSWKEAATKAGIDAQAVLNDVAAMKAKYEQ, encoded by the coding sequence ATGAAAGCACTGCGGACGGGCTTTGCCGCCCTTTCACTGATCCTTGCGGTTATGGTCTTCGCGATATCCGGAGCCAATGCCTCCGGCATCAACCTGAAGTACGCGAACTTCCCCCCTGCCCCCACCTTCCCCTGCGTGCAGATGGAGCGATGGGCCAAGGAAGTGAACACCCGCACCAACGGCGCCGTTCAGGTGACCACCTATCCCGGCTCCACGCTGCTGGACGCCAAGAACATGATGCGCGGCGTCATGACCGGCCAGGCGGATATCGGTTGCATCAGCCTTGCCTACCACCCCGGCGTATTTCCCATGATGAGCGTGATGGAGCTGCCGCAGGGCTTCACCTCTTCCGAAGGTGCCTCCCGCGCCCTGTGGGACATCTACGCCAAATACCAGCCTGCGGAATTTTCCAAGTTCAAGGTGCTGACCATGTTCACCTCGGCCCCTTCGCACTTCATGGCCAAAAAGCCCATCCACACGCTGGAAGACCTCAAAGGCGTCGAACTGCGCGGTGCGGGCTCCCTGTCCGCCGTTCTGGAAAAGCTGGGTGCGGTTCCGGTTTCCATGCCCATGCCCGAAGTTCCGGAAGCCGTGCAGAAGGGTATCATTCAGGGCCTGCTGACCTCATTTGACGTGCTCAAGGACATGAAGTTCGCCGAAATGTGCAAGTACGAAACCGTGGCCAACCTTTCCGTCTACCCCTTCGCCGTCATCATGAACAAGAAGAAGTGGGACAGCCTGCCCGAAGACGTGAAAAAGGTGCTGGACGACCTTTCCGCCGAACAAGCGCAATGGACCGGCCAGTACATGGACAACCACGTGAAGGAATCGCTTGAATGGTCCAAGGCCACCTATCAGGTGGAAGTATACTCCTTTGACGCTGCCGTGCAGGCTGAAATCGCCAAGCTGACCGCCCCCCTGTTCGACAGCTGGAAGGAAGCCGCGACCAAGGCAGGCATTGACGCACAGGCCGTGCTGAACGACGTGGCCGCCATGAAGGCCAAGTACGAACAGTAG
- a CDS encoding TRAP transporter small permease, whose product MRHSSLLFLDKVGARISFVLAVFAGLTLTAMMLLACWNMVGRAFGYPLKGTFELMGFMGAVVAAFSLAYAQQSRSHIFVAFFIARFKRPVRLALDAAVHLASAAFFIHAGLELEKLAAFIVELGELSETLQIIYHPFVWAVCIGCFAMGFVLFVSFLKTVLLAEEV is encoded by the coding sequence ATGAGGCATTCCTCGCTGCTTTTTCTGGATAAGGTAGGGGCACGCATATCCTTTGTGCTGGCCGTATTTGCCGGTCTGACGCTCACAGCCATGATGCTGCTGGCCTGCTGGAACATGGTGGGCAGAGCCTTCGGCTATCCGCTCAAGGGCACCTTTGAGCTCATGGGCTTCATGGGAGCCGTGGTTGCGGCCTTTTCGCTGGCCTATGCGCAGCAGTCGCGCAGCCACATCTTCGTGGCCTTCTTCATCGCCCGTTTCAAGCGACCGGTACGTCTGGCCCTTGATGCCGCCGTGCACCTCGCGTCCGCCGCCTTCTTCATCCATGCGGGGCTGGAGCTGGAAAAGCTCGCCGCCTTCATCGTGGAACTGGGTGAGCTTTCCGAAACCCTGCAGATCATCTACCACCCCTTTGTCTGGGCCGTCTGCATAGGCTGCTTCGCCATGGGTTTCGTGCTGTTCGTCTCCTTCCTGAAAACCGTACTGCTGGCTGAGGAGGTGTAG
- a CDS encoding TRAP transporter large permease, producing the protein MEPVYAGLLSVLVLLGAILISRIPVGFAMAVIGLAGYGIVVGPEPALSMLGGEVWSVFSSYGLTVIPFFILMGQICFYSGVNERLYKAVYAWFGHIEGGIAIATVLACAGFSAICGSNTATAATMSTVALPEMRKYGYNSILSTGTVAAGATLGVLIPPSVVLIVIGLQTGESIGKLFMGGLVPGLLLMSLFVLTIVWQCKRHPSWGPTGPKATWKERFASLPGSIEIVILFALVMGGLFFGFFTPTEAGAAGAAIALMISIVTGHMSVRKFIDSVSDTLRISSMIMVILLGAVIYGKFLAITQLPFVAAEWITGLALPPLMIILLICGIYAIGGMIMDALALLLVTIPIFFPVVQAMNYDPIWFSVLITVVTTMGAITPPVGVTAFVVASAATDVPIEKVFKGVGYFIGAYLVCCALLLAFPALATYLPSLM; encoded by the coding sequence ATGGAACCGGTATATGCAGGCCTTCTCTCTGTTCTCGTACTGCTTGGCGCCATTCTGATCTCGCGCATTCCCGTTGGCTTTGCCATGGCCGTGATCGGCCTTGCCGGTTACGGCATCGTGGTCGGGCCGGAACCGGCTCTCAGCATGCTCGGCGGCGAGGTGTGGAGCGTTTTTTCAAGCTACGGCCTCACGGTTATTCCCTTCTTCATCCTCATGGGGCAGATCTGCTTCTATTCCGGCGTGAACGAACGGCTCTACAAGGCCGTCTACGCATGGTTCGGGCATATCGAAGGCGGCATAGCCATTGCCACGGTGCTGGCCTGTGCGGGCTTTTCCGCCATCTGCGGATCCAACACCGCCACCGCCGCCACCATGTCCACCGTGGCCCTGCCGGAAATGCGCAAATACGGCTATAACTCCATTCTCTCCACAGGCACCGTGGCTGCGGGCGCAACCCTTGGCGTGCTCATCCCGCCGAGCGTCGTACTCATCGTCATCGGCCTGCAGACCGGCGAATCCATAGGCAAACTCTTCATGGGCGGACTCGTCCCCGGCCTGCTGCTCATGAGCCTTTTCGTGCTCACCATCGTCTGGCAGTGCAAACGCCATCCCTCATGGGGTCCCACCGGCCCCAAGGCCACCTGGAAGGAACGCTTTGCCTCCCTGCCGGGTTCCATTGAAATCGTCATCCTGTTCGCCCTTGTCATGGGCGGGCTGTTCTTCGGCTTCTTCACCCCCACCGAGGCTGGTGCCGCCGGTGCGGCCATCGCCCTGATGATCAGCATCGTCACCGGACACATGAGCGTGCGCAAATTCATCGATTCAGTAAGCGACACCCTGCGCATCTCGTCCATGATCATGGTCATTCTGCTGGGCGCGGTGATATACGGCAAGTTCCTCGCCATCACCCAGCTGCCCTTCGTGGCTGCGGAATGGATTACGGGTCTCGCCCTGCCGCCGCTTATGATCATTCTGCTCATCTGCGGCATCTACGCCATAGGGGGCATGATCATGGATGCCCTTGCCCTGTTGCTGGTGACCATTCCCATTTTCTTCCCCGTGGTGCAGGCCATGAACTACGACCCCATCTGGTTCAGCGTACTCATCACCGTGGTGACCACCATGGGGGCCATCACGCCACCTGTGGGGGTTACGGCCTTTGTGGTGGCTTCTGCCGCCACGGACGTGCCCATCGAAAAGGTGTTCAAGGGCGTGGGGTATTTCATCGGAGCCTACCTTGTCTGCTGCGCACTGCTGCTGGCCTTTCCCGCACTGGCTACGTATCTGCCGTCGCTGATGTAA
- a CDS encoding universal stress protein translates to MSEEAPKFPKGFNRILVPVDGSKYSLLAKVKAMSMGAAMGSEIVLLHVTGSIPNLIGGHAREELIEELLREGKDLLKPYVGALLDKGVKHRELVVVGDPGNVICDVAEREECDLIIMGSRGLSDLEGMVLGSVTHRVLNLSKLPVLVAR, encoded by the coding sequence ATGAGCGAAGAGGCCCCCAAATTTCCAAAGGGATTCAACAGGATTCTCGTACCGGTGGACGGCTCCAAGTACTCCCTGCTTGCCAAGGTGAAAGCCATGTCCATGGGAGCCGCCATGGGATCGGAGATCGTTCTGCTTCATGTCACGGGCAGTATTCCGAACCTGATCGGCGGGCACGCCCGAGAAGAACTCATCGAAGAACTGCTCCGTGAAGGCAAAGACCTGCTGAAACCGTACGTCGGCGCCCTGCTGGATAAAGGGGTGAAACACAGGGAACTCGTCGTGGTTGGCGATCCCGGCAACGTGATCTGCGATGTCGCTGAACGTGAAGAGTGCGACCTCATTATCATGGGCTCGCGCGGTCTCAGTGATCTGGAAGGCATGGTGCTCGGCAGCGTGACGCACCGCGTGCTTAACCTTTCCAAGCTGCCTGTGCTCGTTGCGCGCTAA
- a CDS encoding peptidase U32 family protein, whose protein sequence is MQNTPEILAPAGDAKACLAALAAGADAVYLGLKHFSARAQAGNFSTSELSRIVELAHKEDRRIYVALNSLLKPGDPDAAGRLIARLKRDVQPDALIMQDLGAVEMARQVGFEGEMHLSTLANVTHPAAFKVAQSMGVSRVILPRELNLDEVRQCSDACPEGMSLELFVHGALCYCVSGRCYWSSYMGGKSGLRGRCVQPCRRVYQQNKRKGRFFSCMDLSLDVLAKTLLPIENLKSWKIEGRKKGPHYVFYTTAAYKLLRDHPDDPSARKQAEQLLEQALGRPSTHSIFLPQRPYSPTQPGEQTSSGLLAGKVVMEPAPKAKKGERTYPKYFFKPRFELLQHDYLRIGYEDEPWHFTDRVVKRVPKGGTYMLRAPARKDPKSGTPIFLIDRREPELVRLLDEWEARLKKCKGRKGSPVEFTPEYPKAGKRLPVVNVILRPGLPHGKEGKAGKFTGNVNGLWLGPKTLQSVGRTLFPRMSWWLPPVIWPSEEQGWQRMVNQALRNGARHFVLGSPWQVALFEGSKADLVAGPFCNPANPAAIAALKGLGFRGAIISPELSSEDVLALPKESCLPLGIVLSGFWPMGISRLPHDGIRLNEPFTSPKGEVFWMRRYGQNTWIYPGWPLDIESKRDQLIAAGYTMFVKMLETPPQEVPEAKRTSPFNWDLPLL, encoded by the coding sequence ATGCAGAATACTCCTGAAATACTGGCTCCCGCAGGGGATGCCAAGGCATGTCTCGCCGCGCTCGCCGCGGGCGCCGATGCGGTATATCTCGGGCTTAAGCACTTTTCCGCCCGCGCTCAGGCGGGCAACTTTTCCACCAGCGAACTTTCCCGCATCGTCGAGCTTGCGCACAAGGAGGATCGCCGCATCTATGTGGCGCTGAACAGCCTGCTCAAGCCGGGGGACCCCGATGCTGCGGGTCGCCTTATCGCGCGTCTGAAGCGCGACGTGCAGCCTGACGCCCTGATCATGCAGGACCTCGGTGCTGTGGAAATGGCCCGTCAGGTGGGCTTTGAGGGCGAGATGCATCTCTCCACCCTCGCCAACGTCACGCATCCCGCCGCCTTCAAGGTGGCGCAGAGCATGGGTGTTTCCCGCGTCATTCTGCCCCGCGAACTGAATCTGGATGAAGTGCGCCAGTGCAGCGACGCCTGCCCCGAGGGCATGAGCCTTGAACTCTTCGTGCACGGCGCGCTGTGTTACTGCGTTTCCGGCCGCTGCTACTGGTCCAGCTACATGGGCGGTAAGTCCGGCCTGCGCGGTCGCTGCGTGCAGCCCTGCCGCCGCGTCTACCAGCAGAACAAGCGCAAGGGCCGCTTCTTCTCCTGTATGGACCTCTCGCTGGACGTACTGGCCAAGACCCTGCTGCCCATCGAGAATCTCAAGTCGTGGAAGATCGAAGGCCGCAAGAAAGGCCCCCACTACGTGTTCTACACCACGGCGGCCTATAAGCTGCTGCGCGACCATCCGGATGATCCTTCCGCACGCAAGCAGGCGGAACAGCTGCTGGAGCAGGCGCTTGGCCGTCCCTCCACGCATTCCATCTTCCTGCCGCAGCGTCCCTATTCGCCCACCCAGCCCGGTGAGCAGACCAGTTCCGGTCTGCTGGCGGGAAAGGTGGTCATGGAACCCGCTCCCAAGGCAAAGAAGGGCGAACGCACCTATCCCAAATATTTCTTCAAGCCCCGTTTCGAACTGCTGCAGCACGATTATCTGCGCATTGGCTACGAAGACGAGCCGTGGCACTTTACCGACCGTGTGGTGAAGCGCGTTCCCAAGGGCGGCACCTATATGCTGCGTGCCCCTGCCCGCAAGGACCCCAAGTCCGGTACACCGATCTTCCTCATTGACCGCCGTGAACCGGAACTGGTGCGCCTGCTGGACGAGTGGGAAGCCCGTCTGAAAAAGTGCAAGGGCCGCAAGGGCTCCCCTGTGGAGTTCACGCCGGAATACCCCAAGGCAGGCAAGCGTCTGCCCGTGGTGAACGTGATCCTGCGTCCCGGCCTGCCCCACGGCAAGGAAGGCAAGGCAGGCAAGTTCACGGGCAACGTGAACGGCCTGTGGCTCGGTCCCAAGACCCTGCAGTCTGTCGGACGCACTCTGTTCCCGCGCATGTCGTGGTGGCTGCCGCCGGTTATCTGGCCCAGCGAAGAGCAGGGTTGGCAGCGCATGGTGAATCAGGCGTTGCGTAACGGCGCACGCCACTTCGTGCTCGGTTCCCCGTGGCAGGTGGCTCTGTTCGAGGGCTCCAAGGCCGACCTTGTGGCCGGTCCGTTCTGCAACCCCGCCAACCCTGCGGCCATTGCCGCGCTGAAGGGGCTGGGCTTCCGCGGCGCGATCATTTCGCCGGAACTGTCCTCTGAGGATGTGCTGGCTCTGCCCAAGGAAAGCTGCCTGCCGCTCGGCATCGTGCTGTCCGGTTTCTGGCCCATGGGGATTTCCCGTCTGCCGCATGACGGCATCAGGCTCAACGAGCCCTTCACTTCGCCCAAGGGTGAAGTGTTCTGGATGCGCAGATACGGGCAGAACACGTGGATCTATCCCGGCTGGCCTCTGGATATCGAATCCAAGCGCGACCAGCTCATCGCGGCGGGTTACACCATGTTCGTGAAGATGCTGGAAACGCCTCCGCAGGAAGTGCCGGAAGCAAAGCGCACCTCCCCCTTCAACTGGGATCTGCCGTTGCTGTAA
- a CDS encoding dihydroorotate dehydrogenase electron transfer subunit — protein sequence MTNEQCTTLKVLDNVPFGQVSGEHLFFALRLERPEWKNWQPGQFVMVRPSGWAMDMLWARPFSICRVSNRDLVLFFQVVGRGTRRMATLKSGDEVMVWGPLGNGFAVEPDTPTLLLAGGIGIAPFVGYVHSHPKPWNLHMEFGHRMPLNCYPYESINEKIMGDAHLEEKPEDLTLFIERMDKRIQEYGEQNGLVLACGPTPFLRTVQHLALKHKVRCQLSLETRMACGVGACLGCVTKVSDDMHANGVAAGRAQVCNHGPVFWADQVNLSEG from the coding sequence ATGACCAACGAACAATGCACCACCCTGAAGGTTCTGGACAACGTCCCCTTCGGGCAGGTTTCCGGCGAACACCTCTTTTTCGCCCTCCGGCTTGAACGTCCGGAATGGAAGAACTGGCAGCCCGGCCAATTCGTCATGGTCCGCCCCAGCGGCTGGGCCATGGACATGCTCTGGGCCCGTCCCTTCTCCATCTGCCGCGTCAGCAACCGCGACCTCGTTCTCTTCTTTCAGGTAGTCGGCCGCGGCACCCGCAGAATGGCCACCCTGAAAAGCGGGGACGAAGTGATGGTATGGGGCCCCCTCGGCAACGGCTTTGCCGTGGAGCCTGACACCCCCACCCTGCTGCTTGCAGGCGGCATCGGCATCGCCCCCTTCGTAGGTTACGTGCATAGCCACCCCAAACCGTGGAACCTGCACATGGAGTTCGGCCACAGAATGCCGCTGAACTGCTATCCCTACGAATCCATCAACGAAAAGATCATGGGCGACGCCCATCTTGAAGAAAAGCCCGAAGACCTTACCCTGTTCATCGAGCGCATGGATAAGCGCATTCAGGAATACGGCGAGCAGAACGGCCTTGTGCTGGCCTGCGGCCCCACCCCCTTCCTGCGCACCGTGCAGCATCTGGCACTGAAGCATAAGGTGCGCTGCCAGCTTTCGCTGGAAACGCGCATGGCATGCGGCGTAGGTGCATGCCTCGGCTGCGTCACCAAGGTTTCAGACGACATGCACGCCAACGGCGTTGCGGCAGGCAGGGCACAGGTGTGCAACCACGGCCCCGTGTTCTGGGCTGATCAGGTCAACCTTTCCGAAGGCTAG
- a CDS encoding dihydroorotate dehydrogenase produces MDMRLNLPGLPDFSFKNPILTASGTFGYGIEFAPYGDLTTLGGIVVKGLSLAPRAGNPMPRIAETPCGMLNAVGLQNSGVESFIKDKLPKLPWRDLPVIANIYACDPGEFAELTSVLAREQGIAAIEVNISCPNVKEGGILFGQDAAQAARVTEAVKRVAGDKPVIIKLSPNVTDITTIAKAVEDAGADMLSCINTLSGMGVDIRTRKPLLANVIGGLSGPAIKPVALRCVWQVCRAVNIPVIGIGGIASAEDVLEFMLVGAHAVQVGTANFVRPDFSFRLVREFEQLVQKMGITDLEEFRGSLKA; encoded by the coding sequence ATGGATATGCGTCTGAATCTTCCCGGTCTGCCGGATTTCAGCTTCAAGAACCCCATTCTCACGGCTTCCGGCACCTTCGGTTACGGCATTGAGTTCGCCCCCTATGGCGACCTGACCACCCTTGGCGGCATTGTGGTGAAGGGTCTTTCCCTTGCTCCGCGCGCAGGCAACCCCATGCCCCGCATCGCGGAAACGCCCTGCGGCATGCTCAATGCCGTGGGTCTGCAGAACTCAGGTGTGGAATCCTTCATCAAGGACAAGCTGCCCAAGCTGCCGTGGCGCGACCTGCCGGTCATTGCCAACATCTACGCCTGCGATCCGGGCGAGTTTGCGGAACTGACCAGCGTGCTTGCCCGCGAACAGGGCATTGCCGCCATTGAAGTGAACATTTCGTGCCCCAACGTGAAGGAAGGCGGCATCCTCTTCGGTCAGGACGCCGCACAGGCCGCCCGTGTAACCGAAGCAGTGAAGCGCGTTGCCGGCGACAAGCCGGTCATCATAAAGCTGAGCCCCAACGTCACGGACATCACCACCATTGCCAAGGCCGTTGAAGACGCAGGGGCCGACATGCTCTCCTGCATCAACACCCTGTCCGGCATGGGCGTGGATATCCGCACCCGCAAGCCGCTTCTGGCCAACGTCATCGGCGGTCTTTCCGGCCCCGCCATTAAGCCCGTGGCCCTGCGCTGCGTGTGGCAGGTGTGCCGCGCCGTGAACATTCCGGTCATCGGCATCGGCGGCATTGCCTCTGCCGAAGACGTACTGGAATTCATGCTTGTCGGTGCGCACGCCGTGCAGGTGGGTACCGCCAACTTCGTGCGCCCGGACTTCAGCTTCCGCCTCGTGCGGGAATTCGAACAGCTGGTGCAGAAGATGGGCATCACCGACCTCGAAGAATTCCGCGGTTCCCTGAAGGCGTAG
- a CDS encoding LysR substrate-binding domain-containing protein has product MNITVRQLELFVSLMRNPHIGKVAEEHFITQSAVSMAIKSLEDSVGEQLFDRISNRLVPNESGRLLLNRIRPALEQLQEVETMFRQNRMAGVLTVAASSTIADYIMPQVLFDFRNLYPEVQVEMLSRNSADVIAGIESGTVALGFIEGDYECRVADFRELCTEELVVVSSDKDFASAREYTLEELLDMKWVLRESGSGTRQTMWEYLGPAKKRLNVFLELEHIESIKMVLKNPDTLSCMSPFCVQRELANAELFPVQVEGVEFKRRFYSVTHRQKYKSTLLQAFADHVRQHLETMWPWIMRNPQH; this is encoded by the coding sequence GTGAACATAACAGTACGCCAACTTGAGCTTTTTGTCTCGCTCATGCGCAATCCGCACATCGGAAAAGTGGCCGAGGAGCATTTCATCACCCAGTCCGCCGTGTCCATGGCCATCAAATCCCTTGAAGACAGCGTGGGCGAGCAGCTCTTCGACCGCATCAGCAACCGGCTTGTGCCCAACGAGAGCGGACGCCTGCTGCTGAACCGCATCCGCCCGGCCCTGGAGCAGCTGCAGGAAGTGGAAACCATGTTCCGCCAAAACCGCATGGCAGGCGTGCTGACCGTTGCCGCAAGCTCCACCATTGCGGACTACATCATGCCGCAGGTGCTCTTCGACTTCCGCAATCTCTATCCCGAGGTGCAGGTGGAAATGCTCAGCCGCAACTCCGCCGATGTCATTGCAGGCATTGAAAGCGGCACCGTGGCACTCGGGTTCATCGAAGGCGACTACGAATGCCGCGTGGCGGACTTCCGCGAACTGTGCACGGAAGAACTGGTGGTGGTTTCTTCCGACAAGGACTTCGCCTCGGCGCGGGAATACACCCTTGAAGAACTGCTGGACATGAAGTGGGTTCTGCGTGAGTCCGGCTCCGGCACCCGTCAGACCATGTGGGAATACCTTGGCCCCGCCAAGAAGCGTCTGAACGTCTTTCTGGAACTGGAACACATCGAATCCATCAAGATGGTGCTGAAGAATCCTGACACGTTAAGTTGCATGTCTCCCTTCTGTGTCCAGCGCGAGCTCGCCAACGCGGAACTCTTTCCCGTGCAGGTGGAGGGCGTTGAGTTCAAACGCCGCTTCTACTCCGTGACCCACCGGCAGAAATACAAATCCACTCTGCTGCAGGCCTTTGCCGACCATGTGCGCCAGCATCTGGAGACCATGTGGCCGTGGATCATGCGCAACCCCCAGCACTAG